The nucleotide window TTCATATCTCTCCCATCTGTTCACTGGTCGGAgaaattatagtgttttttttattacatgacCCTAGCTTACTATGTGGTTGCAGAGTTGTGATTGAAAATGATGCTTGTGAGCATGCCACAGTCATTCAGGTAAATTACCTTGAACTTTCAAAAATGTGAGAATGttatctttcttgttttttgttatcCACTAGTTTCTTATCCAtagtcttaatttttattttgttctttgtttaggTGGATACTGTCTACAGGCAAGGTACTCTACTTGAAGTTGTTCAAGTTCTCACAGACCTAAACCTTGTAATAACAAAAGCATACATGTCTTCTGATGGAGGGTGGTTCATGAATGGTACAGTTAATTGAAAACTCTTCTCAAATAAATGATACCCTCTTTCTTCCTTCAATTTGACTGTTGAGTTCGATTTTCAGTGTTTCATGTGACTGATGATGATGGAAACAAAATCAGAGATGAAGGCATCCTCAACTGCATAGAGAAGGTATTTAATTTCTCGCTTATTCTCTCTGTTATATGAAAATCCTTTATAACTGTTTTGCTTGCTTTTCAGGCTCTTGAGACTGATGCATATATGGCTAAATCAATGGGGAAGATGCTTCTTTCTAAAGAGCATACTTTAATTGAGCTGACCGGCACGGACCGGCCTGGTTTGCTGTCAGAAGTATGTGCAGTGCTGACTGACCTGAGTTGCAATGTCGTCAATGCGGAGGTTTGGGCACACAATGCTAGAGCAGCAGCAGTCATACACATTACAGACCAGTCAACTGGAACTGCAATTGAAGACCCAAGGCAGCTTTCCCTGATAAAGGAACTTCTTTATAATGTCCTAAAGGGTCTAGGCGATTATAGGACGCCAACAGTGTCCATTTCTTCTCCTGGGGAAATACATATAGGGAGAAGGTTGCACCAGATGATGTTTGCTGCCAGGGATTTTGAAAGGCCTGTCAGTGTGGATGACATTAGGGTGAGGCCATACGTAACAGTATCTGACTGTCCCGATAGAAACTACACTGTTGTTACAGCGAGGTCCGTCGACCGGCCAAAGCTATTGTTCGACACCGTGTGCACTCTAACTGACATGCAATATCTGGTGTTCCATGGCACAGCAGTACTCATTACTGACAGCGACGAAGCTTATCAGGTACTTATAGACATGATCCCTTTCAGTGGAGTTCCTAATTATATATGACCTAAGAAGCACCGTTTTTCATTTGTTCAAAATGCTGAAGACAGTTGATATGATTGCAGGAATACTATATCAGACATGCCGATGGACTCCCTATGAGCTCAGAAGCTGAGCGACAACGTGTCATGGAGTGTATTCAGGCAGCCATTGAAAGGCGAGCATCAGAGGTATAGCTGCACCTCTTTTTGAGATTTATATTTTCGCAGTTCATATAGCACATTTTCACAGGCTGCTCGCCCCTCTTGCAGGGACTACAACTTGAGCTGTTCACAGATGATCATTTTGGACTTCTCTCAGATATTACAAGGATACTTCGTGAGAACGGTTTATGCCCCAAAAGGGCTAAAATTTCGACAAAGAATGGGAAAGCAAGACATAATTTTATTGTCACAGATGTGTCTGGCAACCCTGTTGAACCTAAAACTATCTATTTGATCCGGCAGCAAATGGGACAAACCGTGATACAGGTGAAAGGGAATTTAAGCATGTCTCCGAAATTTCCCCAGGAGACACCAAGAAGTTTCCTTTTTGGGAGCTTTTTCAAATGCCCAAGTTTCCAAAATTCTAGACTCATCAAATCCCTTTCATGATATGCGTTAGCAGACATTGCAAAATCGACAGAACAAGTTGTTCCATTTCAGTGGGACCATAAGTGACTTCAAGCACATGCATACATCAAAATGAACTTCAAAGCTGATTGTTAGTTTACATGGCTTGTGTACAGCTATTGTACAGATTGCATTGGGTTTGTATAGTGA belongs to Populus nigra chromosome 18, ddPopNigr1.1, whole genome shotgun sequence and includes:
- the LOC133678108 gene encoding ACT domain-containing protein ACR4-like, with the protein product MDDRDDYDDAYAKLVRRMNSPRVVIENDACEHATVIQVDTVYRQGTLLEVVQVLTDLNLVITKAYMSSDGGWFMNVFHVTDDDGNKIRDEGILNCIEKALETDAYMAKSMGKMLLSKEHTLIELTGTDRPGLLSEVCAVLTDLSCNVVNAEVWAHNARAAAVIHITDQSTGTAIEDPRQLSLIKELLYNVLKGLGDYRTPTVSISSPGEIHIGRRLHQMMFAARDFERPVSVDDIRVRPYVTVSDCPDRNYTVVTARSVDRPKLLFDTVCTLTDMQYLVFHGTAVLITDSDEAYQEYYIRHADGLPMSSEAERQRVMECIQAAIERRASEGLQLELFTDDHFGLLSDITRILRENGLCPKRAKISTKNGKARHNFIVTDVSGNPVEPKTIYLIRQQMGQTVIQVKGNLSMSPKFPQETPRSFLFGSFFKCPSFQNSRLIKSLS